GCTTTATTAGATCTCTATACTATACGCACAGAATTTTCTAGATTAGGAAAGAGTATTGATGGGTCTTGTGTAGTGATGATTGGCGATTTGAAATATGGTCGTACTGTCCATTCTTTGCTAAAACTCCTTTCTTTGTACAAAGGGTTAAAAATTTCATTATTTTCTCCACCTGGTCTCGAAATGCCTGATAGTATAATCAACTATGCCTCTGTTAATGGTAATTGTGTTGATATAAAATCCTCATTAGAAGAAGGTTTAGATGGAGTTGATGTTGTTTATGCTACTCGTGTTCAAAAAGAGCGATTTACAAATCCAATGAATGAATATTTTGATAAAAAATTTCAAATAGATCTTTCTAAAATAAATTCTAATTGTAAAAAGGATACTATTGTTATGCATCCTTTACCTCGTGATGGTCGTCCTGGGGCTAATGATCTGAGCATTGATTTAAATAATGACAGTCGCTTGGCAATATTTCGTCAGGCTGATAATGGGATTCCCATAAGAATGGCAATATTTGCCATATTACTAGGGGTGGATCACTTGGTTAATAATTCATTACGCGATGTACAGTGGTCTTTACCTGCTTACATTGGGTCTGACGATTCTCCTTTCTATTGTTTGTAATATTGTTTATCTAGGATTCATAAGTTTATAAATGATTGATATAGTTGTTAAGCAGTTAGTGATTGTTTCCAGGATTAAATATGAGTGAAAAAAACGTTAAGGTTGAGAAATCTGATAGAGAAAAAGCTCTTTCAGCTGCATTATCTCAGATTGAGAAGCAGTTTGGAAAGGGTTCTGTTATGCGTTATGGCGATAATGATATACAGAATGATATACAGGTTGTTTCAACTGGCTCTTTGGGTTTGGATGTGGCTCTTGGCGTTGGAGGTTTGCCAAGAGGTCGTGTGATAGAAATTTATGGTCCAGAATCGTCAGGTAAGACTACTTTAACGCTTCAGATAATTTCAGAAATGCAAAAAATAGGGGGAACATGTGCTTTTATTGATGCAGAACATGCGCTGGATGTTCAGTACGCTTCACGATTAGGTATTGTTTTGCCTGATCTTTTAATATCCCAACCAGATACTGGTGAACAGGCTCTGGAAATAGCAGATGCATTAGTTCGTTCAGGGTCTGTTGATTTAATTGTTATTGATTCGGTTGCAGCATTGGTGCCAAAGGCTGAAATAGAAGGAGATATGGGGGATTCTTTACCTGGGTTACAAGCTCGCTTAATGAGTCAGGCTTTAAGAAAACTTACTGCTACCATAAAAAAAACAAATTGTATGGTGATTTTTATAAATCAAATAAGAATGAAGATAGGGGTTATGTTTGGCAATCCTGAAACCACAACAGGAGGAAATGCATTAAAATTTTATGCATCAGTTCGTCTAGATATAAGGCGTATTGGCTCGATAAAGAAGGGTGATGAAGTTATAGGGAGTGAGACAAGAGTAAAGGTTGTAAAGAACAAGGTTGCTCCACCGTTCAAGCAGGCTGAATTTGACATAATGTACGGATATGGCATATCTCGTGAGGGAGAAATAATTGATTTGGGTGTTTTAACTGGCGTTATTGAAAAATCTGGATCATGGTATAGTTATGCTGGGAATAGAATAGGTCAGGGAAAAGATAATGTTCGTGATCACATGAAAAATAATAAAGATATTGCATTAGAAATTGAGAATAAAATTCGTGATAATTGTATAGCTACGAATCGGCCTGTTCTTTCTTTTGATAGTGCTGTTAATGCGACTGCTTCAGAATAATTTTTTGTGAAAATTATGGCCAATACCTTACTATCATTAGCAGTCAAGTATTTATCTAGAAAGGATTATTCACAAGAATCCTTGCGCAATAAATTAAGTGTTTATTGTGATGACAATTCTGAAATAGATTCTGTTATTGAGCATTTAAAGATAAAAGGACTAATTTCTGATAAGCGTTTTGTAAATAATATTATAGATAAATATTCAATGAATTATGGATATAGTTTTATAATCAAGTTATTAAAAAGCAATGGAATAGACATCGATGTCTTTCTAGAAGAAATTTCTTTTTTAAAAGAGAGTGAGCTTGAACGTGCGCATTCTTTGATAAAAAGAAAATTTTCAAAAGGTGTTTCAGCAGATATTAAAGCTTATGCTAAACATGCTCGTTTTTTGGGTAACAGAGGCTTTGCAAAAGATGCTATATATAAAGTTATAAAATCAATATTTCACAATATTGATTAAATTACTTTTGGATAGTTATCATATTTAATCATTGCTAATATTTTGATCTTCTGAAGAAGATATATTTGCTGTATACTTATCGATGATGATTATGGGCAATTTTAATTTTTAAAATAATGATATATGCGATTGAGTTATCATTATTTTATAAATTGTAAAAAATATTGATTGCTCATAGATTTTGTTACATCATTTATATTATTGTTGTTTATTTTGTAATTTTGTATTTAATCAGGTCAGAGATGAATGTTGGTTTTCTTATTTAACAAGTCATGACAGGTAACACATGAAAATTCACGAATATCAAGGCAAGGAATTGCTTAGGCAATTTAATGTTACTGTTCCACGAGGTATCCCAGCTTTCTCTGTTGAAGAAGCTGTTTTTGCAGCAGAAAAACTTGGTGGTTCAGCTTGGGTTATTAAAGCTCAGATTCACGCTGGTGGTAGGGGTAAAGGTGGAGGTGTAAAATTAGCCAGATCCTTGGATGAGGTTAAAAAAATATCATCAGAAATTCTAGGAATGCAATTAATAACTCATCAAACTAGTGCTGATGGCCAAAAAGTTCGCAGGCTTTTGGTAGAGGAAGGGGCTGATATAAAAAAAGAGTATTACTTTAGTATAGTAACAGATAGGGGTACTCAGAAAAACTGTATTATGGCTTCTAGCGAAGGCGGTATGGATATAGAAGAAGTTGCAGCAAAAAGCCCAGAAAAAATATTAAAAGTATTTGTCGATCCATCAGAGGGACTGACAAATTTAGAGTCAGAGAAACTAGCACGTGGTATTGGTATCCCAGAGTCTTCAATAAAGAAAGCATCATTAGAATTTATAAAGTTATATAAGACATATTGCGATACAGATGCATCTTTAGTTGAAATAAATCCTATGATACTTAGCGGTAATGGAGATATAGTTTGTTTAGATGCTAAATTTAACTTTGATTCTAACTCTTTATTTCGTCATCCTGAAATACTTGAGTATAGAGATTTAGATGAAGAAGATCCTTCTGAAATCGAAGCTAGTAAATTTGATCTTGCATATATTCAGTTAGATGGGAATATAGGTTGTTTGGTAAATGGCGCTGGTCTAGCCATGGCAACCATGGACACAATAAAATTATTTGGCGGTGAGCCTGCAAATTTTCTTGATGTTGGCGGCGGGGCAACCGCATCTAAAGTTACAGAAGCCTTCAAAATCATGTTAAAAAACAAAGGTGTAAAAGCCATACTTGTTAATATTTTTGGTGGCATTATGCGCTGTGATGTTATAGCGGAGGGTGTTATTGAGGCATGTAAGGCAGTGAATCTAAAAGTACCTTTGGTTGTTAGGATGAAGGGTACTAACGAAGAATTAGGCAAGAAAATGTTAGCTGAATCTGGATTGCCTATTATTAGTGCTGATACTATGGCTGAAGCTGCAACTAAAGTTGTTTCTGCTGTTAAATAAAAATTGCCAAGGATTTATAAATGTCGATTTTAATAAACAAGAATACTAAAGTAATCACTCAGGGTATTACAGGTAAGACAGGGCAGTTTCATACTCGTATGTGTCGTGAGTATGCAAACGGCAAGAATGCTTTTGTAGCTGGAGTTAATCCTAAAAAAGCAGGTGAGGATTTTGAGGGAGTTCCAATTTTCTCTTCAGTTAAAGAGGCCAAGTTACAGACAGGCGCAACAGTATCTGTCATATATGTTCCTCCAGCCGGTGCTGCAGCTGCTATATTAGAGGCTGTTGAAGCAAATCTGGAATTGGTTATCTGTATAACTGAAGGAATACCAGTTAAGGATATGTTAGAAGTAAAAAACAAGATGTCCTCTACTAATAGTAAAACTTTACTTTTAGGTCCTAATTGTCCTGGTCTTATTACTCCAGATGAAATTAAAATAGGAATTATGCCTGGACATATACATAGGAAAGGTCGCATCGGTGTAGTTAGTCGTTCTGGCACATTAACATATGAGGCTGTTGCCCAGGTTACAGAGCTTGGTCTTGGTCAATCTAGTGCTGTTGGCATAGGAGGTGATCCTATAAATGGTTTGAAACATATAGATATATTAAGACTTTTTAATGATGATCCAGATACAGATGCTGTAATTATGATTGGAGAAATCGGAGGTCCTGATGAAGTTAATGCAGCTATTTGGGCAAAGGACAATATGAAAAAACCAGTTGTTGGATTTATTGCTGGAGTTACTGCTCCTCCTGGAAAAAGGATGGGGCATGCTGGTGCTTTAATATCTGGTGGAGCTGATACAGCTGCGGCTAAACTAGAAGTAATGGAAGAGTGTGGCATAAGAACTACAAGAGACCCGTCAGAAATGGGTAAATTGCTTAAGTCTGTTCTTTAGTAAAAAAGCCGAGGATTTATTTTATATAACCTCGGCTTTTTAGTGCATATATTGTCGCAGTTGATTTTTTAAGACGTTTTGTTATTGGATTGTTTGGCATGTTAGTAAAATCTGCTGAATATTTTTGGTGACGGTATTAAGAAATTTATTATCGCTTCATAATATTTTTTCTTAAAGATGTTTTTAATAATATTTTTATAACATTAATGAAATGAATAAAAAAATAACTATAGCTACTCGTGCTAGCAAACTTGCTTCAGCACAGGCAGAGCATGTTCGTGATCTTATAAAATCCTTATATCCAGAGATAGTTGTTGATTTTTTAGTTATAGTGACTCAAGGAGATAAAATACTTGATAGATCGCTCGCTAAAGTTGGAGGTAAGGGTCTATTTGTAAAGGAAATTGAATTAGCTTTATTAAATGGCGATGCTGATATGGCTGTTCATTCTATGAAGGATGTGCCGGCTGATATGACCGATTCCTTAGACATATGCTCTATTTTGAAAAGACATGATTCAAGGGATGTTTTTATATCTAATAAATATTCTTCTTTAGATGATTTGCCATTTGATGCAGTTGTGGGCACGTCTAGTTTACGTAGAGAAGCTCAATTAAAGTCTGTATATTCTATTTCTATTAAATGCTTAAGAGGTAATGTGGATTCTAGGCTAAAGAAACTGGACGATGGTGATTATTCTGGTATAGTGCTAGCAGCAGCCGGATTGGAAAGAATTAATTTAGGCCATCGCATATCATCTTATATAGATCCTAGTATTAGCTTGCCAGCCGCTGGTCAGGGAGCAATAGGCATACAAATTAGAGAGGATAGAAGTGATATTAGAAGTTTAGTCTCATCTTTGTCTTGCATCGATACTACTTTTTGTGTTAAAGCAGAGAGAATTGTTATGAAGGTGTTGGGAGGGTCGTGTCAGGTTCCATTAGCTGCTAATGCTTATATAAAAGGTGGGAATATTTTTCTAAAGGCAATGGTTTCTTCTGTAGATGGGAAAAAAGTTATTCGTTCGCAAGGATCTGATAACGTTGATAATTGGCAAATTCTTGGCGAATGTGTGGCTAATGATCTACTGGATAATGGCGCATATGAGATTTTGCATAGTGTTTAGTTAGGCATTTCATTTGTATGATTTTTTGTAATATTGGAATGTATGTTAGCTCAAAAAGTTTTTATTCTAACAAGACCGAATAGTAATAAAATACTATCCGATAGTCTTAACGATGCTGGTTTTGAAACTTTATCTCTTCCTTCTTTAAAAATTAAACCTTTTGATCTAAAGGATGTACCCTTTCCAGGGATTTATGATTTTATTTTTTTTTCAAGTGGCAATGCTGTTAGATGTTATCTAATTCTGTTAAATAAGATTTATGGAACCATAGAATGGCCTTCAAGCACGATAGTTGTTACGGTGGGGGTTGCAACTGCTAATAGTTTTCGTTCCTCTGATTTAATTAATATTGGCTCATTGACAGTATTGAGTCCAAATTCTTCTGCTTTGCAGATTGATTCTGAATCATTGTGGGATGTTTTAAAAAGACAGTGTTTGCATGGCAAAAGATTTCTTTTTGTTAGAGGATCAACAGGTAGAGATTGGCTTATTAACAAAGTTTCTGAGTATTGTGAGGTGGATTTGTGTTCTGTGTATTTTAGAGATAATGTAGAATGGTCTTGTTATGATTCAGGGAGATTAAAAGTCATATCAGAAAGATCTGCTATAACTGTATGGCTTTTCACTAGTATAGAGAGTATTGAGGCAACTATCAGAAATATAGTTCTTTTGAATCTTGAAGATTGGTTTAGTAGTTGTAGATTTATAGTTACACATCAGAGAATTTACAATTTTCTATCTAGTTATTTTATCAAATGTATTGGTTTTAACAAAGTTGTGATAAAAGAGTGTTTGCCTTATGACGAGTCTATTATTATGGCATGTAAGAGTATTTAATTTAGTAAGCTTTCAGATAGATGCTTTATGATTTTAAAAATAGAATTTCTCTATAATTTTTTAAGAATACTGGAAATGTAATTAGCTATGCATTATTTTAAAAAAGTATCATTATTCTTATTTCTCTTCTTTGTTTTTTCTGTTTTATTTTTTTTCCTAAAAAAGCAATTAACTGAGTATATTGAATTTGAAAAATTAGAAAATATCAAGAGAATTAATTCATTGGAAGAAAAGATAATAAGTCATGATAATGATTTATTATACAAAGCTAATAAATTATTTAATGACATAAAACATAAACAAGATTATTTAGTTCATTTATCTAGTTCAACAAAGGATGAATTATTGTTAAGGGAAATAGATAGGTTGTTGTTTATTGCTAACTGCCAATTATCAATCAGCAATAATATTGAAGGAGCTGCGTTTACGCTGGAATCTATTATATTATTTATAAACGAAGTTTCGCCTAATAATTTATTATTTAATAAATTAATGGAGGATATTAGAATAGATTTATTTGCATTGCGCAAATCTCATGCTGTTGATTTTTCAGAAAGCATTGACAAGCTTAACCGTTTATCTGATTTGATAAAGATAGGTTTTATTGATAAAAAAATATCAGATCTTCGAGATGAGGATATTAGAGCTAATTATGAAGATAATCATGGCTCGTATCAAGTTAATTCCTTTCATTTTTGGATGAACAAGTTTTTTGATGTTCTAAATCGAGTCATGAGATCATTGGTAGTTAAATTGTCAAATGTTTTGGAGCTAAGGAAAATTGACAGTTTACCAGATATTAGCCATAAAAATATAAATCTGTTATTATCCCAGCAAATATCCATAGCACAATTTTCTTTAGTTGCAAACCAACCGTCTTTGTTAAAATCTAGCATTAACTGTATTACAGAAACAATAAATACATTTTTTGACCTTAATTCTATTAAAGTTATAGAAGCTTTATCCCTGGCAGGTGATATTAATTCTTTAAACATTGAAAATAAGATTCCTGATATATCTAGAAGCTTAAATAGCATAAAAAAAATATGTTGTTCCAATATAATCAATAATTAAGTATGGATGTTTGATATATGCGTTCTTGGTTTCGTAAACTCATTATAGTGTTTGTTATGTTTTTGCTAAGTTTATCTTTTCCTGGAAATAATAACAATTATGTCACAGTGGTATTAGATTCTTGGCATCTGCGTTTATCATTAATACCAGCCTTTTTTATAGCAATATTTTTAAATCTATTTCTTTATTCTATATTCAGATTGTTCTATTATTTTTTAACTATTTTGCCTAGAATTAATTCGTATAGGAAAAAGAAATTATTTGAATCTAATAGAAGAAGTATTGAGAAAGGATTGTTATTTTTTTTAGAAAATAGATTTTCCGAGGCATTGGATATATTTTTAAGACTAATATATTCTGATATTGGCATACGATCAAAAATTATTATTGTGTTGTGTTCTGCTAAAGCATATTTTTTGTTAGGACAGAATGATAAGTCTATGGAAATGATAAAATATGCAGAAAAGATATCAAACAATAATCCAGAGTTTCTTGAGGATGTATTAACATTAAAGACGTCTATTCTAATCGACATGAAATTGCCAAAAGATGCTGCTGATTGTTTATTAAAGCTTAACAGCATAATAGAGGTTCAATACCCTATTGTTCTTCAGCTATCATTAAAAGTAGAAATTATGTTGGGAAATCATACTAAAGCAATTGATAATGCTAGGTTATTGTTATATGACAATGGTATAGATAAAAATTATTTATATGAGGCAATAAATAATTCTGGATCTGAGCTTTTAAAAGACATGATAAATAAAGGTTTACCATTGAAACAGCAATGGAAAAATTTTACTCATAATGAACGCATGTTGCCTGAAATAGCTTTAGTCTATTCTAGAGCTCTTATTGCTAATGGAAATTATTCTGAATCAGAAAAATTGCTAGAGCTGGTTCTTTCCAAGAAACTTAATAATGATATATTATACGAATACACAAAATGTAAATCAGATCAAGTCTCTCATCGTTTATCAAAAGTTGAATATTGGATAGAAATTTATGGGGATAGTCCAGATTTATTAAATGCACTAGGTATTTTATGTTTGCATTCTCAATTATGGGGGCAAGCGGAGTATTATTTTTCTAAGAGTTTGGATATAAGAGATGATGCTCAAATCCATATGTTGTTTGGTATTATGTACAAATGTCTTAATAGGGAAGAGGATACGATAATCCAACTATTTAAGTCGTTAAAGAGTACTGATAGTTTGTTTATTCCAGAAATAGTTAATAGTTATAGATCATCGTTGGATGGATTAACTAATAATTCAAATAATAAGGAATTTCATGAGTATTCAGATAATATAATAAGTAGTCATGAGCAGTACGTAGATGATCAGTATTTTGATAGTGCCCCCTTGCCTGGATCGTTTTTTGATAATCTAGAGGATTTAAAAACAAATAAAGATTAGTTCTGTGATAAATTAATAGTCAAATTTTTATTTTTTAAGGGTTATGTTTTTATGAGTTTAAATAATGTTGCATCTGGTAATAATATTCCAGAAGAGTTTAATGTGATTATAGAAATATCAATGAATTCAATGCCAGTTAAATATGAGGTTGATAAAGAGACTGGTGCTATTTTTGTAGATCGTTTCATACTAACATCAATGAATTATCCATGTAACTATGGATATATACCTGGAACTTTATCTAAAGATGGAGATCCATCCGATGTGCTTGTGATTACACCATTCCCTGTGCAAGCAGGATCCGTTATTAGATGTAGAGCTATTGGAATGTTGGAGATGGAAGATGAGTCTGGTGTTGATGCAAAAATATTGGCGCTTCCTATAAGTAAGATATACGCTACATACAGCAATATTAGTTCATACATCGATCTTCCAGAAAATGAAATAAGGCGCATACAACATTTTTTTGAGCATTATAAAGATTTGGAGAAAGGGAAATGGGTCAAAGTAAAAGGCTGGAGAGATAATAAAAGTGCGCATGAGGAAATTATGAGTAGTATTAGATTTTATGAAAGTCAAAGAAATCTATAGCTATATAGTAAGTGTTATTTATAATAGGCTACTATGCTCTGAGTTTAAAATCATTATCAGTTATAAGAGTGGAAACTATCAATAGAGATGCTTGGAAATTTTGTGTTGCTCCAATGTTGGGTGTAACTAATAGGCATTGCCGTTTTCTTTATAGGTGTTTAAATTCGCATATTCGTTTGTACACAGAGATGGTAACTACTGCTGCCCTAATGAGAAGCAAGGATATTTTCCATAGATATTTAGACTTTGACGAATCTCAGCATCCTGTTGTTCTTCAGATAGGTGGTAATAATCCTTTTGATTTGGCAAAATCAGCTCGTATCGGGGAGAGTTGCGGTTATGATGAAATTAATATAAATTGTGGTTGCCCATCAAGAAGAGTCGTAAGTGGTTCATTTGGTGCTTGCTTAATGAAAGATGTTGATCTAGTCTCAGATTGTTTGAAGGCTATAATGGATTCTGTTAGTATCCCTGTATCAATAAAGCATCGTATTGGGATAGATAATGTTGACTCTTATCAGTTTGTTAGGGATTTCGTTGGTGAAATCCATAATACTGGTTGTAAAATATTCATAGTTCATGCAAGAAATGCTATTTTAAATGGTCTTTCTCCTAAAAAAAATAGGGATATTCCTATTCTAAAATATGATTATGTATATAACTTAAAAAAAGATTTCCCGGATGCTGTAATCATTTTAAATGGGGGCATATCTGGTATAAGCTCTGTGAAGAATGTAGAAAATTTTGTTGATGGGGTTATGATTGGACGTTATATTATGTCTAACCCACTTTTTTTGTTGGATATAGGATCTATTTTTTATAAAGAAAATAAAGTTAATTATGATAATTTAATAAATAATTTAATTAAATATGCTGATAGGGAAACAAGTAATGGAGTGCCACTTCGTGTTATAGTTAAACCGATGCTCAATTTATTTAAAGGCACTACTGGTGCTGGTTTGTGGCGCAGAATGTTATCAAATACAGTATCTTTATCAAAAAATGATCCAGGGCTAATATCTATGGCATGGGATGCTATAGGTGATAAGACTGTCATTTTGTAGTATTTGCAACAAGTTTTTATTTTTTTGATTTTCGTGCTTAATTTTCTTAATCATAATATTCTGCTAATTTGTTTTATAAATTAATAATTTATTATGCTTTTTATCAAAAGATTAGTATGTGTCTTTAAAATGGCAGTTTATTATGATTATATTTTAATAGTAATTTTAATAGTAATTAAGTGAATAATTTAACACATTTTATGCGATAAGATATGTCTGGTAATTCTTTAGGTAAGTTGTTTTGCGTAACTAATTTTGGTGAGTCTCATGGTCCTGCCATTGGATGTATAGTTGATGGATGTCCACCTGGCATGAAGCTTGATGTTTCTGACATACAGAATGAGTTAGACAGGCGTCGTCCTGGCAC
The genomic region above belongs to Candidatus Kinetoplastibacterium blastocrithidii (ex Strigomonas culicis) and contains:
- the recA gene encoding recombinase RecA, with the translated sequence MSEKNVKVEKSDREKALSAALSQIEKQFGKGSVMRYGDNDIQNDIQVVSTGSLGLDVALGVGGLPRGRVIEIYGPESSGKTTLTLQIISEMQKIGGTCAFIDAEHALDVQYASRLGIVLPDLLISQPDTGEQALEIADALVRSGSVDLIVIDSVAALVPKAEIEGDMGDSLPGLQARLMSQALRKLTATIKKTNCMVIFINQIRMKIGVMFGNPETTTGGNALKFYASVRLDIRRIGSIKKGDEVIGSETRVKVVKNKVAPPFKQAEFDIMYGYGISREGEIIDLGVLTGVIEKSGSWYSYAGNRIGQGKDNVRDHMKNNKDIALEIENKIRDNCIATNRPVLSFDSAVNATASE
- a CDS encoding RecX family transcriptional regulator — encoded protein: MANTLLSLAVKYLSRKDYSQESLRNKLSVYCDDNSEIDSVIEHLKIKGLISDKRFVNNIIDKYSMNYGYSFIIKLLKSNGIDIDVFLEEISFLKESELERAHSLIKRKFSKGVSADIKAYAKHARFLGNRGFAKDAIYKVIKSIFHNID
- the sucC gene encoding ADP-forming succinate--CoA ligase subunit beta; amino-acid sequence: MKIHEYQGKELLRQFNVTVPRGIPAFSVEEAVFAAEKLGGSAWVIKAQIHAGGRGKGGGVKLARSLDEVKKISSEILGMQLITHQTSADGQKVRRLLVEEGADIKKEYYFSIVTDRGTQKNCIMASSEGGMDIEEVAAKSPEKILKVFVDPSEGLTNLESEKLARGIGIPESSIKKASLEFIKLYKTYCDTDASLVEINPMILSGNGDIVCLDAKFNFDSNSLFRHPEILEYRDLDEEDPSEIEASKFDLAYIQLDGNIGCLVNGAGLAMATMDTIKLFGGEPANFLDVGGGATASKVTEAFKIMLKNKGVKAILVNIFGGIMRCDVIAEGVIEACKAVNLKVPLVVRMKGTNEELGKKMLAESGLPIISADTMAEAATKVVSAVK
- the sucD gene encoding succinate--CoA ligase subunit alpha yields the protein MSILINKNTKVITQGITGKTGQFHTRMCREYANGKNAFVAGVNPKKAGEDFEGVPIFSSVKEAKLQTGATVSVIYVPPAGAAAAILEAVEANLELVICITEGIPVKDMLEVKNKMSSTNSKTLLLGPNCPGLITPDEIKIGIMPGHIHRKGRIGVVSRSGTLTYEAVAQVTELGLGQSSAVGIGGDPINGLKHIDILRLFNDDPDTDAVIMIGEIGGPDEVNAAIWAKDNMKKPVVGFIAGVTAPPGKRMGHAGALISGGADTAAAKLEVMEECGIRTTRDPSEMGKLLKSVL
- the hemC gene encoding hydroxymethylbilane synthase; its protein translation is MNKKITIATRASKLASAQAEHVRDLIKSLYPEIVVDFLVIVTQGDKILDRSLAKVGGKGLFVKEIELALLNGDADMAVHSMKDVPADMTDSLDICSILKRHDSRDVFISNKYSSLDDLPFDAVVGTSSLRREAQLKSVYSISIKCLRGNVDSRLKKLDDGDYSGIVLAAAGLERINLGHRISSYIDPSISLPAAGQGAIGIQIREDRSDIRSLVSSLSCIDTTFCVKAERIVMKVLGGSCQVPLAANAYIKGGNIFLKAMVSSVDGKKVIRSQGSDNVDNWQILGECVANDLLDNGAYEILHSV
- a CDS encoding uroporphyrinogen-III synthase, whose translation is MLAQKVFILTRPNSNKILSDSLNDAGFETLSLPSLKIKPFDLKDVPFPGIYDFIFFSSGNAVRCYLILLNKIYGTIEWPSSTIVVTVGVATANSFRSSDLINIGSLTVLSPNSSALQIDSESLWDVLKRQCLHGKRFLFVRGSTGRDWLINKVSEYCEVDLCSVYFRDNVEWSCYDSGRLKVISERSAITVWLFTSIESIEATIRNIVLLNLEDWFSSCRFIVTHQRIYNFLSSYFIKCIGFNKVVIKECLPYDESIIMACKSI
- a CDS encoding uroporphyrinogen-III C-methyltransferase, whose protein sequence is MHYFKKVSLFLFLFFVFSVLFFFLKKQLTEYIEFEKLENIKRINSLEEKIISHDNDLLYKANKLFNDIKHKQDYLVHLSSSTKDELLLREIDRLLFIANCQLSISNNIEGAAFTLESIILFINEVSPNNLLFNKLMEDIRIDLFALRKSHAVDFSESIDKLNRLSDLIKIGFIDKKISDLRDEDIRANYEDNHGSYQVNSFHFWMNKFFDVLNRVMRSLVVKLSNVLELRKIDSLPDISHKNINLLLSQQISIAQFSLVANQPSLLKSSINCITETINTFFDLNSIKVIEALSLAGDINSLNIENKIPDISRSLNSIKKICCSNIINN
- a CDS encoding heme biosynthesis HemY N-terminal domain-containing protein, which encodes MRSWFRKLIIVFVMFLLSLSFPGNNNNYVTVVLDSWHLRLSLIPAFFIAIFLNLFLYSIFRLFYYFLTILPRINSYRKKKLFESNRRSIEKGLLFFLENRFSEALDIFLRLIYSDIGIRSKIIIVLCSAKAYFLLGQNDKSMEMIKYAEKISNNNPEFLEDVLTLKTSILIDMKLPKDAADCLLKLNSIIEVQYPIVLQLSLKVEIMLGNHTKAIDNARLLLYDNGIDKNYLYEAINNSGSELLKDMINKGLPLKQQWKNFTHNERMLPEIALVYSRALIANGNYSESEKLLELVLSKKLNNDILYEYTKCKSDQVSHRLSKVEYWIEIYGDSPDLLNALGILCLHSQLWGQAEYYFSKSLDIRDDAQIHMLFGIMYKCLNREEDTIIQLFKSLKSTDSLFIPEIVNSYRSSLDGLTNNSNNKEFHEYSDNIISSHEQYVDDQYFDSAPLPGSFFDNLEDLKTNKD
- the ppa gene encoding inorganic diphosphatase; this translates as MSLNNVASGNNIPEEFNVIIEISMNSMPVKYEVDKETGAIFVDRFILTSMNYPCNYGYIPGTLSKDGDPSDVLVITPFPVQAGSVIRCRAIGMLEMEDESGVDAKILALPISKIYATYSNISSYIDLPENEIRRIQHFFEHYKDLEKGKWVKVKGWRDNKSAHEEIMSSIRFYESQRNL
- the dusA gene encoding tRNA dihydrouridine(20/20a) synthase DusA gives rise to the protein METINRDAWKFCVAPMLGVTNRHCRFLYRCLNSHIRLYTEMVTTAALMRSKDIFHRYLDFDESQHPVVLQIGGNNPFDLAKSARIGESCGYDEININCGCPSRRVVSGSFGACLMKDVDLVSDCLKAIMDSVSIPVSIKHRIGIDNVDSYQFVRDFVGEIHNTGCKIFIVHARNAILNGLSPKKNRDIPILKYDYVYNLKKDFPDAVIILNGGISGISSVKNVENFVDGVMIGRYIMSNPLFLLDIGSIFYKENKVNYDNLINNLIKYADRETSNGVPLRVIVKPMLNLFKGTTGAGLWRRMLSNTVSLSKNDPGLISMAWDAIGDKTVIL